CGGCCAAGTTGCAAATTGGATTAGGGAGCGTGGGGGTGAGAGccgcgggaggggtgggggagccgGGCCGAGGGGCCCGGGCCGCCGGAGCCGCCGAGCGGGGCTGCTGTCCCCACCCGAGGCCGCCCTGCCTTCCTCCACCGCCAGGATAGAGCCGGCGTTCAGGCGAGCGCGCCGCCTCCCCCCGGCGAGGATGTCGGCTCCCAGCGCCCCGACTCGGCCCCCGGCCTGACCGGGAGAAGCCCGGGGCGCGGGCAGCGGCCCCTCATTCCGGCGAGGGGCGGAGCCGGGGCCCAGCGCGGGGGAGAGGGCCCGGGCCGGGATCCCGGCGGGCggccggggctgggctgggccggcTCTGGGCGGGGCAGGCGGAGGAGGTGGGCGTCCCGAGTCCCTGGGGCAGGAACCCACCCCGGACttgggggggcggcggggggcgcggcgtgACCCCGGCGCGCCCCTCACTCAGCGCTGTCTGTCTCCCCTTCCCGCCCACGGGGCGCCCTCAGGCACCATGCTGACCCGCCTGTTCAGCGAGCCCGGTCTCCTCTCGGACGTGCCCAAGTTCGCCAGCTGGGGCGACGGCGACGACGACGAGCCGAGGAGCGACAAGGGCgacgcgccgccgccgccgccgccgccgccggggcccggggctccggggcccgCCCGGGCCGCCAAGCCAGTCCCTCTCCGTGCAGACGAGGTGCCGGAGGCCGCGCTGGCCGAGGTGAAGGAGGAAGGCGAGCTGGGGGgcgaggaggaagaggaagaggaggaggaggaagggctggACGAGGCAGAGGGCGAGCGGCCCAAGAAGCGCGGGCCCAAGAAGCGCAAGATGACCAAGGCGCGCCTGGAGCGCTCCAAGCTGCGGCGGCAGAAGGCTAACGCGCGGGAGCGCAACCGCATGCACGACCTGAACGCGGCGCTGGACAACCTGCGGAAGGTGGTGCCCTGCTACTCCAAGACACAGAAGCTGTCCAAGATCGAGACGCTGCGCCTAGCCAAGAACTACATCTGGGCGCTCTCGGAGATCCTGCGCTCCGGCAAGCGGCCCGACCTGGTGTCCTACGTGCAGACGCTGTGCAAGGGTCTGTCGCAGCCCACCACCAACCTGGTGGCCGGCTGCCTGCAGCTCAACTCGCGCAACTTCCTCACGGAGCAGGGCGCCGACGGCACGGGCCGCTTCCACGGCTCGGGGGGCCCGTTTGCCATGCATCCCTACCCGTACCCGTGCTCGCGCCTGGCGGGCGCACAGTGCCAGGCGGCGGGCGGCCTGGGCGGCGGCGCGGCGCACGCCCTGCGGACCCACGGCTACTGCGCCGCCTACGAGACGCTGTATGctgcggcgggcggcggcggcgcgagcCCGGACTACAACAGCTCCGAGTACGAGGGCCCGCTCAGCCCCCCGCTCTGTCTCAATGGCAACTTCTCACTCAAGCAGGACTCGTCGCCCGACCACGAGAAGAGCTACCATTATTCTATGCACTACTCGGCGCTGCCCGGCTCGCGGCCCACGGGCCACGGGCTGGTCTTCGGCTCGTCGGCTGTGCGCGGGGGCGTCCACTCGGAGAATCTCTTGTCTTACGATATGCACCTTCACCACGACCGGGGCCCCATGTACGAGGAGCTCAATGCGTTTTTCCATAACTGAGACCTCGAGCCggcccctttctttttcttttgcctttgcccgcacccctgctcccagccccccGAGCGCAAGGGGACCCCCACCTATCCTGGCGCCGGGCGCGGGGAGCGGGCCGCCGGTACTGACCCTCTCCTGGGCAGTGCAGTCCTCTTACCTGTGGGTGGCCCGTCCCAGGGGCCTTGCTTCCCCCAGGGGACTCGCCTTCTCTCTCCCCAAGGggtttcctcctctttcccatgGGCAGTTCTCCAGGGACTCCTCTTAGGGCACTCCCTGGAGACCACCCCCCATTTCCCAATCCCTACACTTAggtttcctctgcccctccccctgcaagcCCAAAGGCTTTGGCAAGGGGGCAGCTGAGCTGTGGGATACCATTTTCCctctattgttgttgttgttgttgttatcattatcattatcattattattattattattattataacagaCACCAAGCTGCCGAGGCAGAAAGGAGCCGGGCGCCCCCTCTTTCTTGAAGAGGGCAAAAGTCAGGGCGCCGGAGCCTGGACCTGGAACGCCCTCTCCCAACCCCTAGTCTCAGcgttttgtgattttaattttggcGGGAGGAAGTGTGGattgagaggaaagagagaggccaagacaatTTGTAACTAGAATCcgtttttcccttttcctttttttaaacaaacaaacaaacgtacaaaaaaaaaaaaaaaaaaaagctaagaggCGACGGAGGCCGAACGCAGAGTCCGGATCGGAGAGAAAACGCAGTAAGAACTTTTAGAAgcaataaaaggcaaaaaatactactaccaataataaaaagacacaaatatctATGCAAGGAGGTTCTGACAGAGCCtagcggcccggcccggccccgggaTGCCCCTCCCGGCCCGCGGGTCGCGCCGCCCAAGCGCGGATCTGTGCACTTTGGTGAAGTGGGGGCCGgtgccgccccctcccctccccaggttCTTACAATCAGTGACTCGGAGATTTGGGGCCCCAGTGCCactgccctccccccgccccgtccccatTGTGCGtcatgctgttttttaaaaacctgtttccAAATTTGTATGGAATGGCAAACTGTTGGGGGGGTCGGTTTGGGGAGGGAGGGtttgcatgagagacacacacgcacaccacaCCGCACGCACACGCAGGCCTGGCGCGGGCgtcgaggggcagagggaggagagctcGTGGAACCCTCGCTCCCCGCAGGCAATCCTCATCCCGGGTTGAGGGTGGAGACCAAGACCTAGGGacagccccgcccctgcccgaATGTGCCTCGGTGGGCGCCAGGCGCCCG
The Vulpes vulpes isolate BD-2025 chromosome 2, VulVul3, whole genome shotgun sequence genome window above contains:
- the NEUROD2 gene encoding neurogenic differentiation factor 2, producing the protein MLTRLFSEPGLLSDVPKFASWGDGDDDEPRSDKGDAPPPPPPPPGPGAPGPARAAKPVPLRADEVPEAALAEVKEEGELGGEEEEEEEEEEGLDEAEGERPKKRGPKKRKMTKARLERSKLRRQKANARERNRMHDLNAALDNLRKVVPCYSKTQKLSKIETLRLAKNYIWALSEILRSGKRPDLVSYVQTLCKGLSQPTTNLVAGCLQLNSRNFLTEQGADGTGRFHGSGGPFAMHPYPYPCSRLAGAQCQAAGGLGGGAAHALRTHGYCAAYETLYAAAGGGGASPDYNSSEYEGPLSPPLCLNGNFSLKQDSSPDHEKSYHYSMHYSALPGSRPTGHGLVFGSSAVRGGVHSENLLSYDMHLHHDRGPMYEELNAFFHN